From Thermoanaerobacter uzonensis DSM 18761, a single genomic window includes:
- the dnaG gene encoding DNA primase translates to MAYSKEMIERVIEANDIIDVISEYLELKKAGKEFKGLCPFHREKTPSFMVSQEKQVYHCFGCNASGNVVTFIMDIENLTFKEAIEFLADRVGITLEEIELTEKEYQKKKLIDEIYKINKLAAMYFYNKLFSEEGRQALVYIRKRGLTEATIKKFGIGYSPPQGNGLLNFLKEKGYTESFLVKAGLLSQKNNRYYDRFRNRMMFPIIDVKGNIIGFGGRSIDDSLPKYLNTPETEVFKKGKNLFAINFAKKTQQDKFIIVEGYMDAISLHQAGIDCAVASLGTALTEDQARLIKRYKRNVVIAYDADEAGISAALRGLDILDELNLNIKVLTIPHGKDPDEFLKKNGVEAFNQLIENADSLIEFKAKVYRKNLDLDNPQDRIIYVKKIAKDIAKLSDEVKREVYISSVAKVAQIPENAVRTEVSHFVNREIEKNQKNMYIAGNIRHNIYSSSKISPEKYLIALLLYDNNLYKKVKETITADMLENVKLRPIFEEIMSRLEDGNKTQINDIVYLLQEENLISDFNDIIKAFYESENITEQAIDDIINKILINSLAVKRESIKRAINEAHMVGDIEKERQLLIELQNCEKEMLKIKNG, encoded by the coding sequence ATGGCTTACTCAAAAGAAATGATTGAAAGAGTGATTGAAGCAAATGACATAATAGATGTTATATCAGAGTATTTAGAACTAAAAAAAGCGGGAAAAGAATTTAAAGGTCTGTGTCCTTTTCATAGAGAAAAAACTCCATCTTTTATGGTGAGTCAAGAAAAACAGGTTTATCACTGCTTTGGCTGTAATGCTAGTGGAAATGTTGTTACTTTTATAATGGATATTGAAAATTTGACTTTTAAAGAAGCAATTGAATTTTTAGCAGATAGAGTGGGAATAACTCTTGAAGAAATTGAGTTGACAGAAAAGGAGTACCAAAAAAAGAAACTTATTGACGAAATATACAAAATAAATAAATTAGCAGCTATGTATTTTTATAATAAGCTTTTTTCTGAAGAAGGTAGACAGGCCTTAGTTTATATAAGAAAAAGAGGTTTGACAGAAGCAACGATTAAAAAATTTGGAATAGGTTATTCCCCACCTCAAGGAAACGGACTTTTAAATTTTTTAAAGGAAAAAGGCTATACAGAAAGTTTTTTGGTAAAGGCAGGACTTTTGTCTCAAAAAAATAACCGCTATTATGACAGATTTAGAAATAGAATGATGTTTCCTATAATAGATGTAAAGGGTAATATTATAGGTTTTGGAGGACGCTCTATTGACGATAGTTTGCCTAAATATTTGAACACTCCGGAGACGGAAGTCTTTAAAAAAGGGAAAAACCTATTTGCAATAAATTTTGCTAAAAAAACACAACAAGATAAATTTATAATTGTAGAAGGATATATGGATGCTATTTCCTTACATCAGGCTGGAATAGATTGTGCTGTAGCATCTTTAGGGACTGCTTTGACAGAGGACCAAGCAAGACTCATAAAAAGGTATAAAAGAAATGTTGTAATTGCTTATGATGCTGATGAAGCTGGTATTAGTGCCGCATTAAGGGGACTTGACATTCTTGATGAATTGAATTTAAATATAAAAGTATTAACTATACCTCATGGGAAAGACCCTGATGAGTTTCTAAAAAAGAATGGAGTAGAGGCATTTAATCAATTAATAGAAAATGCCGATAGTTTAATTGAGTTTAAAGCAAAAGTATATAGAAAAAATCTTGACCTTGATAATCCTCAAGATAGAATAATATATGTTAAAAAAATTGCAAAAGATATTGCAAAACTTTCTGATGAAGTGAAAAGAGAAGTTTATATTTCTTCAGTAGCTAAAGTTGCTCAAATACCTGAGAATGCAGTGAGAACAGAGGTTAGTCATTTTGTCAATAGGGAAATTGAAAAAAATCAAAAAAATATGTATATAGCTGGTAATATAAGGCATAATATATACAGTAGTAGTAAAATATCGCCAGAAAAATACTTAATTGCATTGCTCTTGTATGATAATAATCTTTATAAAAAAGTGAAAGAAACAATTACCGCCGATATGCTTGAGAATGTTAAATTAAGGCCAATTTTTGAAGAAATAATGTCAAGGTTAGAAGATGGAAACAAAACTCAAATAAATGATATTGTTTATTTATTACAAGAGGAAAATCTTATATCTGATTTTAACGATATTATTAAAGCTTTTTACGAGAGTGAAAATATTACTGAGCAAGCTATTGATGATATTATAAACAAGATTCTCATTAACAGCTTGGCGGTTAAAAGAGAGAGCATCAAAAGAGCTATAAATGAGGCTCATATGGTGGGGGATATAGAGAAAGAAAGGCAACTTTTAATAGAATTACAAAATTGTGAAAAGGAGATGCTAAAGATAAAAAATGGCTAA
- the deoD gene encoding purine-nucleoside phosphorylase has protein sequence MSIHIGAKENEIAQTVLLPGDPLRAKYIAENFLEDVKCYNEVRGMYGFTGHYKGKRVSVQGTGMGVPSLSIYVNELITSYNVKNLIRIGTCGSLQPDIKLRDIVIAMSSSTDSAINKIRFNGMDYAPTASFKLLKKAYDKAMELGIQPKVGNILTTDTFYNDDPDSWKLWAKFGVLAVEMETAGLYTLAAKYNVDALTILTVSDSLVTGEATTAEERQKTFMDMVKIALEIAE, from the coding sequence ATGAGCATACATATTGGGGCTAAAGAAAACGAAATCGCTCAAACAGTGTTATTGCCAGGAGATCCTTTAAGGGCTAAATACATAGCAGAAAATTTTCTTGAAGATGTAAAATGTTACAATGAAGTTAGAGGAATGTATGGTTTTACAGGGCATTATAAAGGGAAAAGAGTATCAGTTCAAGGTACAGGCATGGGAGTACCTTCCTTATCTATTTATGTAAATGAGCTTATAACCAGTTACAACGTGAAAAATCTCATAAGAATAGGTACTTGTGGTTCTTTGCAACCAGATATCAAACTCAGAGATATAGTAATTGCCATGAGTTCTTCAACAGACTCTGCAATAAATAAGATTAGATTTAATGGTATGGATTATGCTCCTACAGCAAGTTTTAAATTATTGAAAAAAGCCTATGATAAAGCAATGGAGTTAGGAATACAACCTAAAGTAGGAAATATTCTTACAACGGATACTTTTTATAATGATGACCCAGACAGTTGGAAATTATGGGCGAAGTTTGGTGTTTTGGCAGTAGAGATGGAAACTGCAGGACTATATACTCTGGCTGCTAAGTACAATGTAGATGCTCTTACAATATTGACAGTGAGCGATAGCTTGGTTACCGGAGAAGCAACGACAGCTGAAGAAAGGCAAAAGACTTTTATGGATATGGTAAAAATTGCACTAGAAATTGCTGAATAA
- the rpoD gene encoding RNA polymerase sigma factor RpoD, protein MNNEELSKEAITELINKGKKTGMLTYNEIMDSLEDIDLNPDQIEKVYDAFEDMGIEIVGEEPRQEEITEEDLDLDLSIPEGISIDDPVRMYLKEIGKIPLLTPEEEIELAKRIEQGDEEAKKRLIEANLRLVVSIAKRYVGRGMLFLDLIQEGNLGLLKAVEKFDYRKGYKFSTYATWWIRQAITRAIADQARTIRIPVHMVETINKLIRVQRQLLQELGREPTAEELAKEMGMPEEKVREIMKIAQEPVSLETPIGEEEDSHLGDFIPDEDAPAPAEAAAYTMLKEQLMDVLDTLTPREEKVLRLRFGLDDGRARTLEEVGKEFNVTRERIRQIEAKALRKLRHPSRSKKLKDFLD, encoded by the coding sequence ATGAACAACGAAGAATTATCTAAAGAAGCAATTACAGAACTTATCAATAAAGGGAAAAAAACTGGGATGCTCACCTACAATGAGATAATGGATTCCTTAGAAGATATTGATTTAAATCCCGACCAAATTGAGAAAGTATATGATGCTTTTGAAGATATGGGAATTGAAATTGTTGGGGAAGAACCTCGTCAGGAAGAAATAACTGAAGAAGATTTAGACTTAGACCTTTCTATTCCTGAAGGAATCAGTATAGATGACCCTGTTAGAATGTATTTGAAAGAGATAGGCAAGATTCCTCTTCTAACTCCGGAAGAAGAGATTGAATTAGCAAAAAGAATCGAACAAGGAGACGAAGAAGCTAAAAAAAGACTTATAGAAGCTAATTTAAGATTGGTTGTAAGCATAGCAAAGAGATATGTAGGAAGAGGAATGCTTTTCTTAGATTTGATACAAGAGGGAAATTTAGGATTACTCAAAGCAGTTGAAAAATTTGACTATAGGAAAGGTTACAAATTCAGTACTTATGCCACATGGTGGATAAGACAAGCTATCACAAGAGCTATTGCAGACCAGGCAAGAACCATAAGAATCCCTGTACACATGGTAGAAACTATAAATAAATTGATAAGAGTTCAAAGGCAATTGCTGCAGGAATTAGGTCGCGAACCTACCGCTGAAGAATTGGCAAAAGAGATGGGTATGCCAGAAGAAAAAGTAAGAGAGATAATGAAAATAGCCCAGGAGCCTGTATCTTTAGAAACCCCTATTGGAGAAGAGGAAGACAGCCACTTAGGAGATTTTATACCTGACGAAGATGCACCAGCTCCAGCAGAAGCTGCGGCTTATACAATGCTAAAAGAACAGTTGATGGATGTTCTTGATACTCTAACGCCAAGGGAAGAGAAAGTACTAAGACTTAGATTTGGTCTTGATGACGGCCGAGCAAGAACATTAGAGGAAGTAGGAAAAGAATTTAATGTTACAAGAGAACGCATAAGACAAATTGAGGCAAAAGCATTAAGAAAATTGAGGCATCCCAGCAGGAGCAAAAAATTAAAAGATTTCCTTGATTAA
- a CDS encoding tRNA (adenine(22)-N(1))-methyltransferase, with protein MKLTERLRKIAEYIPHGSKVADIGTDHGFIPVYLIENKISAYVIASDLNEGSLSKAVKEVEKRNLQSLIDTRLGNGLNVLSPGEVDIVVIAGIGGISITKILDEGKNIAKTIKKFIFQPMRDSADLRKYLIENGYKICDEELVKENQKYYEIIVAEHGRQKVKNHIYYEVGEKLLQKRHPLLEEFLQYKIDKMKKIISKLPGSNEKRKQLEEKVKKFEVLINGLEMPSNSFHNG; from the coding sequence ATGAAACTTACAGAGCGATTAAGGAAAATAGCTGAATACATTCCTCATGGGTCAAAAGTTGCAGACATTGGGACTGATCATGGGTTTATTCCTGTTTACCTTATCGAAAACAAAATATCTGCCTATGTTATTGCTTCAGATTTAAATGAAGGTTCATTAAGTAAAGCTGTAAAAGAAGTTGAGAAGCGAAATTTGCAATCTTTGATAGACACAAGGTTAGGGAATGGTCTTAATGTTTTATCGCCAGGGGAAGTAGATATAGTTGTCATTGCAGGTATTGGAGGAATTTCAATTACAAAAATACTAGATGAGGGAAAAAATATTGCAAAAACTATCAAAAAATTTATATTTCAACCTATGAGAGATTCAGCAGACTTGAGGAAATACTTAATAGAAAATGGATACAAAATTTGTGATGAGGAATTAGTTAAGGAAAATCAAAAATATTATGAAATAATAGTAGCAGAACATGGTAGACAAAAAGTCAAAAATCACATATATTATGAAGTAGGGGAAAAACTCTTACAAAAAAGACATCCACTACTAGAAGAATTCTTACAATATAAAATCGACAAAATGAAGAAAATCATAAGTAAACTTCCAGGGTCCAATGAAAAGCGTAAGCAATTAGAGGAAAAAGTAAAGAAATTCGAGGTGTTGATAAATGGGCTTGAAATGCCAAGTAATAGCTTCCATAATGGATAA
- the secG gene encoding preprotein translocase subunit SecG, whose translation MLKTVLMSIQILVSIFLIVVILLQKGKSAGISGVIAGGAETFFGKNKARTMEGTLERLTTIAAVLFIILSMVLTIMMAK comes from the coding sequence ATGCTAAAAACTGTACTTATGAGTATACAAATTTTGGTTAGCATTTTCTTGATAGTAGTTATACTTTTACAAAAGGGCAAAAGTGCAGGTATTTCGGGTGTAATTGCAGGAGGAGCAGAAACATTTTTTGGAAAGAATAAAGCTCGAACCATGGAGGGGACACTAGAGAGACTCACAACTATAGCGGCGGTATTGTTTATAATTTTGTCTATGGTGTTGACTATAATGATGGCTAAATAA
- a CDS encoding Nif3-like dinuclear metal center hexameric protein, which yields MGLKCQVIASIMDKLAPRKFAEEWDNVGLLIGDGSKDVSKVLVALDATSEVVKEAIDKRVDMIVTHHPLVFKPIKNVRADNPVGSLLIQLIKNDISLYAAHTSFDIAPNGMNDILCNVLGIYDREVLAVTYSEGYKKIAVYVPQGYEEVVKNAMCSAGAGFIGNYSDATFQVRGIGTYRPLEGTNPFIGEIGKLEKTEEVKIETIVPQRYLEKVVTAMLNVHPYEEVAYDIYSLENVKEEYGLGRIGIISETTLQELALQVKTKLKINNLRVVGDLNKKIRKVAVCGGSGASLIHKAVSKGADVLITADIGYHDAVEAQHLGLALIDAGHFGTENIAVRFIAEYIIDETQEQGHEIEVLVSESQKDPFIFL from the coding sequence ATGGGCTTGAAATGCCAAGTAATAGCTTCCATAATGGATAAACTTGCACCGCGTAAATTTGCTGAAGAGTGGGATAACGTGGGATTGTTAATAGGAGATGGTTCTAAAGATGTTTCAAAAGTTTTAGTAGCTTTGGATGCTACTTCTGAAGTAGTTAAGGAAGCAATTGACAAAAGAGTAGATATGATTGTAACTCATCATCCGTTAGTTTTTAAGCCAATAAAAAATGTCAGGGCTGATAATCCAGTGGGCTCCTTGTTAATACAACTTATTAAAAATGATATTTCCCTTTATGCAGCACATACTTCTTTTGATATAGCTCCAAATGGTATGAATGATATTTTATGCAATGTCCTAGGAATATACGATAGGGAAGTTTTGGCTGTCACTTATTCCGAAGGATATAAAAAAATTGCAGTTTATGTGCCGCAAGGATATGAAGAAGTGGTAAAAAATGCCATGTGCAGTGCAGGCGCTGGTTTCATTGGGAATTATAGTGATGCTACTTTTCAGGTGCGAGGCATTGGAACTTATAGACCTTTAGAAGGAACAAACCCATTTATTGGTGAAATAGGGAAACTAGAAAAGACAGAAGAAGTAAAGATAGAAACTATAGTACCTCAGAGATATTTAGAAAAAGTTGTAACTGCAATGCTGAATGTTCATCCCTATGAAGAGGTTGCTTATGATATTTATTCTTTGGAAAATGTTAAAGAAGAATATGGGCTTGGAAGAATTGGAATTATTTCAGAAACTACTTTACAAGAATTAGCTTTACAAGTAAAAACAAAACTTAAAATTAATAATTTAAGAGTGGTAGGAGACCTAAATAAAAAGATTAGAAAAGTGGCTGTATGTGGTGGAAGCGGTGCAAGTCTTATTCACAAAGCTGTTTCTAAAGGAGCGGATGTTTTAATAACAGCAGACATTGGCTATCACGATGCGGTAGAAGCCCAACACCTCGGATTGGCTTTAATTGATGCTGGACATTTTGGTACGGAGAATATTGCAGTCAGGTTTATTGCAGAATATATAATTGATGAAACTCAGGAACAGGGACACGAAATAGAAGTATTAGTTAGTGAAAGTCAAAAAGATCCTTTTATATTTCTATAA
- a CDS encoding deoxyguanosinetriphosphate triphosphohydrolase codes for MKIREITEELEYQLLSPYATKSRETRGRDKEEEKCDIRTEFQRDRDRIIHSKAFRRLSHKTQVFISPEGDHYRTRLTHTLEVSQIARTIARALRLNEDLTEAIALGHDLGHTPFGHSGEEVLNRLLKDGFRHNEQSIRVVEVLEKDGEGLNLTWEVKDGICNHSTSGKPQTLEGQVVQISDKIAYINHDIDDAIRGKVLNPEDLPKDLIAILGDKHSKRINTMVKDVINNSFGKPKVSMSKEIYEATYSLRNFLFEKVYIGSRAKKDEEKAKRIVEQLFYYFYDNIDKMPQEFIKLAEIYGRERAVADYIAGMTDKYAILKYKEIFLPSPWFE; via the coding sequence ATGAAAATTAGAGAAATTACAGAGGAATTAGAATATCAGTTGCTTTCTCCTTATGCTACAAAAAGCCGTGAAACTCGCGGCAGGGATAAAGAAGAGGAAAAATGCGATATAAGAACAGAATTTCAAAGAGATAGAGATAGGATTATTCATAGCAAGGCTTTCAGAAGATTGAGCCACAAAACACAGGTCTTTATTTCTCCAGAAGGTGACCATTATAGAACAAGGCTGACTCATACATTAGAGGTATCTCAGATTGCAAGAACGATTGCGAGAGCCTTGAGGTTAAACGAAGATTTGACAGAAGCTATTGCTTTAGGTCATGATTTAGGACATACTCCTTTTGGCCATTCTGGTGAAGAGGTTTTGAATAGACTTTTAAAAGATGGTTTTAGACATAATGAACAAAGCATTAGAGTGGTTGAGGTTTTGGAAAAGGATGGAGAGGGTCTTAATTTAACTTGGGAAGTTAAGGATGGCATTTGTAACCATTCTACTTCAGGAAAGCCTCAGACATTAGAAGGGCAAGTAGTACAAATTTCTGATAAGATAGCTTATATTAACCATGATATTGATGATGCAATAAGAGGGAAAGTTTTAAATCCTGAAGATTTACCTAAAGATTTAATAGCAATCTTAGGTGATAAGCATAGTAAAAGAATAAATACAATGGTAAAAGATGTTATAAATAATAGCTTTGGAAAGCCGAAAGTTTCAATGAGCAAAGAGATTTATGAGGCTACTTATAGTTTAAGAAATTTTTTGTTCGAAAAAGTTTATATAGGATCAAGAGCTAAAAAAGATGAGGAAAAAGCAAAAAGAATAGTAGAACAGTTATTTTATTACTTTTATGACAATATTGACAAGATGCCTCAAGAATTTATAAAACTTGCTGAGATTTATGGAAGAGAAAGAGCTGTTGCTGATTATATTGCTGGTATGACAGACAAATATGCTATTTTAAAATACAAAGAGATTTTTTTACCCAGTCCCTGGTTTGAGTAA